The Camelina sativa cultivar DH55 chromosome 14, Cs, whole genome shotgun sequence genome includes a window with the following:
- the LOC104743180 gene encoding cation/H(+) antiporter 6B has protein sequence MDADHATWHQEIMLDDDVKRAEMGGKMVCDVSPHIMLNSHGVTEKMASGSTGMEFWEYPLPQLEIIILSTFVFWRFFDILFKKLRVPIPKFTSMMLVGAVFSEVFQWVEMSRFQHIFINDNKYMPNVAETIGAFAFTLDWFLRGVTTDVGMIKKSGTKSVVIGVTSMIIPLQIGKVIYSSREKSSIPTMTDMEYAVMIFTMSMTPFTCLNMLLTGLKIVHTEFGQIAQSSGMVTDMLAFFLSVWKNISRDEINRIRMGVGMMLFFICLYLVRQFMHWVIRNTPEGAPVKNIYLSIGLSLAYLSYLFWSHFLFFGPLGAFVLGLAIPNGPPLGSVFIQKFESFNEGIFLPLFGSLSMIKLDWSYLRKGFGNGKQGHMYECFSFLSILYVAKLATSFLVALAARMPLRDSIILGIIMGTKSSFELSYVLQAFEKDKIGLELFTLLGVYILVNSLLTPMAIHFLYDRSNRLVSYKRRNLKYNSELQTLVCINKPDNITSMISLLRATSPTKVSPMRCCVLHLIELVGQATPTFISHQLQKPKPGSRSYSENVISSFQLFQENYWDSASINMFTFLTSGKEMHEHICWFALDKGSNLILLSFHRSWGANGYGIISDDQNLRGLNRSVLKRAPCSGGILVHRKPIWNPKSVESPCRVCLIYVGGNDNKEALALANHMRGNQKVNLTVMRLIPAPHTEESSKRRHNEMVEYKNSLEERPRDNSSIIELTVADGTETSTFLHSVAYDYDLFLVGRRSGIGTTVTTGLGEWMEFNELGVIGDLLASEYYPSRASVLIIQQQE, from the exons ATGGATGCAGATCATGCGACTTGGCACCAAGAAATCATGTTGGACGACGATGTGAAAAGAGCAGAGATGGGGGGTAAGATGGTTTGCGATGTAAGTCCACATATAATGTTGAACTCACACGGCGTAACAGAAAAGATGGCTTCCGGATCTACGGGAATGGAATTCTGGGAGTACCCTCTTCCTCAACTGGAGATCATAATTCTCTCCACATTCGTATTCTGGCGTTTTTTTGATATCTTGTTCAAGAAGTTACGTGTTCCTATCCCTAAGTTTACCTCCATGATGCTT GTTGGGGCAGTCTTTAGCGAGGTGTTTCAGTGGGTGGAAATGTCACGGTTTcagcatatatttatcaatgATAACAAGTATATGCCAAATGTTGCTGAGACTATTGGCGCATTTGCTTTTACCCTAGATTGGTTCCTAAGAGGAGTGACTACGGATGTTGGAATGATCAAAAAGTCTGGAACGAAGAGTGTTGTGATTGGAGTCACCTCAATGATCATCCCATTGCAAATCGGAAAAGTCATTTATTCATCTAGAGAGAAATCAAGTATCCCGACCATGACAGACATGGAGTATGCTGTAATGATATTCACCATGAGCATGACGCCCTTCACTTGCCTCAACATGCTCCTTACCGGCCTCAAAATAGTTCACACTGAGTTCGGCCAAATAGCTCAGTCATCTGGGATGGTAACGGATATGCTTGCCTTTTTCTTGAGTGTATGGAAAAACATAAGCCGCGATGAAATTAATAGAATACGTATGGGAGTTGGTATGATGCTattctttatttgtttgtatCTTGTGCGGCAATTTATGCATTGGGTTATCAGAAATACGCCGGAAGGAGCGCCAGTGAAGAACATCTATCTCTCCATTGGTCTCTCGCTGGCTTACTTATCCTATCTTTTCTGGAGTCACTTCTTATTCTTCGGACCGTTGGGGGCATTTGTTCTTGGTTTGGCTATCCCTAACGGACCACCATTAGGATCagtttttatacaaaaattcgAGAGTTTCAATGAGGGCATTTTTTTACCCCTCTTTGGATCACTAAGCATGATTAAACTAGATTGGTCATATTTACGAAAGGGGTTTGGTAATGGAAAACAGGGTCATATGTACGAGTGTTTTTCATTCCTTTCCATCTTATACGTAGCGAAACTTGCTACTTCGTTCTTAGTCGCCCTAGCTGCAAGGATGCCCTTGCGAGACTCAATTATCCTAGGTATTATTATGGGCACCAAGAGTAGTTTCGAGTTGTCTTACGTCCTCCAAGCCTTCGAAAAAGAC AAGATTGGTTTGGAGCTCTTTACGCTCCTGGGCGTATACATTCTCGTCAACTCTTTGTTAACACCAATGGCTATACATTTCTTGTATGATCGGTCCAATAGATTAGTGAgttataaaagaagaaacttaaaatataacTCAGAACTGCAAACGCTGGTGTGCATCAACAAGCCAGACAACATAACATCGATGATTAGCCTTCTTAGAGCTACTTCCCCAACTAAAGTCTCTCCAATGAGGTGTTGTGTTCTTCACCTAATAGAGCTAGTGGGTCAAGCTACTCCCACGTTTATCTCCCACCAGCTTCAGAAACCAAAGCCTGGAAGTCGATCTTATTCCGAAAATGTCATAAGCTCTTTCCAACTGTTTCAAGAGAATTATTGGGACTCCGCTTCCATAAACATGTTTACATTTTTAACTTCCGGTAAAGAGATGCATGAACACATATGTTGGTTTGCTCTTGATAAAGGTTCAAATCTTATCCTCCTCTCATTTCACCGCTCTTGGGGGGCTAACGGGTATGGCATTATCTCAGACGATCAAAACCTAAGAGGTCTTAATCGTAGCGTTCTGAAACGAGCCCCTTGCTCTGGCGGAATATTGGTTCATCGCAAACCAATCTGGAACCCCAAATCCGTAGAATCTCCATGCCGC GTATGCTTGATTTACGTGGGTGGGAATGACAACAAAGAGGCCTTGGCATTAGCTAACCACATGAGAGGTAACCAAAAAGTGAATCTAACGGTGATGCGTCTGATCCCTGCGCCTCATACAGAGGAGAGTAGCAAGAGGAGACATAATGAAATGGTAGAGTACAAGAATAGTCTTGAAGAGAGGCCTcgagataactccagcatcatTGAGTTGACAGTGGCGGATGGCACAGAGACTTCCACATTTTTACACTCCGTGGCTTACGACTATGATCTATTTCTAGTCGGTAGAAGAAGCGGGATTGGTACTACAGTCACTACAGGACTTGGGGAATGGATGGAATTCAACGAACTTGGAGTCATCGGGGATTTGTTAGCATCTGAATATTATCCTTCTAGAGCTTCCGTGTTGATCATCCAACAACAAGAATGA
- the LOC104743181 gene encoding cation/H(+) antiporter 6A-like, translated as MSLDLDRNYWDVSQRGYKEDNKTSRFCETHPYIVNSHGIWEVTSYDPTGMSFWEYPLPNLEILMFSTFLIWRLLDFSCNKIGLRFPRLAYMMIAGVILGQTCHLSNKSWLHNIFFPDDKRPKVAETLGAFGFLLYWFLKGVTMDAGMPFRMGKKSAVLGLTTMIVPVICGSFVFRWRERRGIASLLRTEYRLILFLQSISAFTSVDTLLKDLKIKHSEFGRIALSGAMVTDMLAFVLTFFNAIYYEGYRGVMQTIGFCTFVALMIYVVRPSMYWVIKQTPEGRPVKDVYIYWILALAFASFHYFIKLLHLFGPAGSFVLGLTVPNGDPLGTTLVQKFESFNLGAILPLFGSLTTMQLDLLWLLKECRSFVRMKGQVYEVISFILLVNSTKFIASTIAAYSFKMPLRDSFALAFVFNNKGIFELAYYAFAVEIKTSLDIFTSVSMSQHMHEDICWLALSRSLSLIVLPFHRTWSSDRSTIISNDDKLRILNINVLKRAPCSVGIFIYRKPIVESHLAKYQSKICLIFNGGNDDIEALAIANRMRLTEKGTSLTIIRFIPKFAESDNQEWEQHQMVNLKENVSNIIGSNVKKNDDKVKYIDKAVSDGSETSKTLRAMANDYDLFIVGRSSGIGTEPTSGISEWTEFDELGPIGDLLASHEYPSRASVLVVQKQEYIHHTKSQKRLSKK; from the exons ATGAGTTTAGATTTGGACCGGAATTATTGGGATGTGTCACAGAGAGGCTACAAGGAAGACAATAAGACGTCTCGTTTCTGCGAGACACACCCTTACATAGTAAACTCGCACGGAATATGGGAAGTGACTAGTTACGACCCAACAGGGATGAGCTTCTGGGAGTATCCCCTCCCGAATCTTGAGATCCTAATGTTTTCTACCTTTCTTATTTGGCGGCTCCTCGACTTCTCATGCAACAAAATCGGTCTTCGATTTCCAAGATTGGCCTACATGATGATC GCAGGGGTAATCTTAGGTCAAACTTGTCACTTAAGCAACAAGTCTTGGCTCCATAACATTTTTTTCCCTGATGATAAACGACCTAAAGTCGCCGAGACCCTAGGGGCTTTCGGGTTCCTTTTATATTGGTTCCTCAAAGGTGTGACCATGGATGCCGGGATGCCATTTAGGATGGGGAAAAAATCTGCTGTGCTCGGGTTAACCACAATGATTGTACCGGTGATTTGTGGCAGCTTCGTCTTTAGATGGAGAGAACGAAGAGGGATCGCAAGCTTGTTAAGAACGGAATACAGGTTGATCTTATTCTTGCAAAGCATATCCGCATTCACGAGCGTCGACACACTCCTAAAAGACCTCAAGATCAAACACTCAGAGTTTGGGAGGATAGCGCTCTCTGGGGCTATGGTGACGGACATGTTGGCTTTTGTTCTAACATTTTTTAATGCAATCTACTATGAAGGATACCGTGGCGTCATGCAAACCATAGGTTTCTGCACCTTTGTGGCGCTTATGATTTATGTTGTGAGGCCGTCTATGTATTGGGTGATCAAGCAGACTCCAGAAGGGAGGCCGGTCAAGGATGTCTACATATACTGGATTTTGGCGCTTGCTTTTGCCTCGTTCCATTATTTTatcaagcttcttcatctttttggaCCCGCGGGATCGTTTGTTTTAGGCTTGACTGTTCCGAATGGCGATCCTCTAGGTACTACTTTGGTTCAAAAGTTTGAGAGCTTTAATCTTGGAGCTATCTTGCCACTCTTTGGATCATTAACCACGATGCAATTAGATCTCTTATGGTTGCTCAAAGAGTGTAGAAGTTTCGTACGTATGAAGGGTCAAGTTTATGAGGTCATTTCCTTTATTCTTTTGGTGAATTCCACAAAATTCATTGCTTCTACCATAGCTGCGTATTCTTTCAAAATGCCCTTAAGAGACTCTTTTGCTTTAGCCTTTGTTTTCAATAATAAGGGTATCTTCGAGCTCGCCTATTACGCGTTCGCAGTTGAAATAAAG ACATCACTGGATATTTTCACTTCCGTCTCCATGTCTCAACACATGCATGAGGACATTTGTTGGCTAGCCCTATCCAGAAGCCTATCGCTAATTGTGCTTCCTTTCCATCGAACCTGGTCTTCTGATCGATCCACTATTATTTCCAACGATGATAAGCTGAGAATTCTCAACATTAACGTCCTGAAACGAGCCCCATGCTCTGTTGGAATCTTCATCTATCGCAAGCCCATCGTCGAATCTCATCTGGCTAAGTACCAGAGCAAG atatgtttgatttttaacgGTGGAAACGACGATATAGAAGCTTTGGCGATAGCAAATCGAATGAGACTGACAGAAAAGGGAACAAGCCTAACGATCATAAGATTCATTCCAAAATTTGCTGAATCGGATAACCAGGAGTGGGAGCAGCACCAAATGGTTAATCTAAAGGAGAACGTGAGTAACATTATTGGGTCCaacgttaaaaaaaatgatgacaaGGTGAAATACATCGATAAGGCGGTTTCTGATGGATCTGAGACTTCAAAAACCTTACGAGCAATGGCAAATGATTATGACTTGTTTATCGTTGGAAGAAGCAGTGGAATAGGTACTGAGCCTACTAGCGGAATTAGTGAATGGACAGAGTTCGATGAATTGGGACCCATTGGAGATTTATTAGCATCACATGAATATCCTTCGAGAGCATCAGTGTTGGTTGTACAAAAACAAGAGTACATTCATCAtacaaaaagccaaaaaaggcTATCTAAGAAGTAA